GCGTTTCCGCAGGCAATCAGGAAGGCTTTATACTTGGAGACTCCGTTTTCCGTTTCCAACTCATACGTTTCCGGCTCATATTTAAGACTTTCCTGGAGAGTTTTCTCCAAATACGTCAATAGCCCCCGTTTTCCGGCAAGTGCAAACTTCAGACTGACAAACGCATCGAATCCTACTCCGCAAGTGCAGAAAAAATCTGTACCGTTGATCTTACCATAATCTATTACATCCATGCAACCTTCATTCAGCACTTCCAATGCCCTTTTCGGTTCCATCGGTATATGCAGATGCCTCGCCAATCCGTTACCCGATCCGCAGGGAATAATTCCCAACGCGGTATCAGTATGCACTAACGAACGGGCTATTTCATTGATCGTTCCGTCCCCACCAATAGCCACTACTATATCTGTTTTCTCTTCGGCAGCTTTGGCAGCTATTTCTACTGCATGACCGGCTCTTTCCGTATACACTACTTCCCAAGAGTATCTCGCCTTGTCTATTTTTCCATCCAGCAAGTTAAGAATCAATTCTTTACTTTGTGTTCCCGAAATAGGATTGACAACGAATTTTATTTTTTTCATTCTTTCGTTCATGCTATTCTTGTCGATTGTAGACGACAAAAGTAATATAAATATCTTAAATTTTAATCTATTAGAGGTTTCTAATCATACGAGAGCAACTTTTTTCTCTTAAAAAGAACAGATAAAAGTAAATTTTGTTATCTTTGCCCCCTGTTTTTAAACACTTGTTAAGATAAAAGGATGTAAGATCGTCAGCGAACGATTTGAGTATGAGTATAATAAATTATAATTCATGGGATTATTACAAGATAAGTTAGCTAAGTACGACCTGCCACAAAAGTTTATGGCACAGGGCGTTTACCCATATTTCCGTGAGATAGAAGGAAAGCAGGGTACAGAGGTAGAAATGGGCGGGCACGAAGTGTTGATGTTCGGTTCCAACGCATACACTGGCCTTACGGGAGATGAAAGAGTGATTGAAGCTGGTATCAACGCCATGCATAAATATGGTTCCGGTTGCGCAGGCTCGCGCTTCTTGAATGGTACGCTTGACCTGCACGTTCAGTTGGAGAAAGAACTGGCTGCCTTTGTTGGCAAAGATGAAGCGCTCTGCTTCTCAACCGGTTTTACAGTGAATTCCGGAGTTATTCCTGCTTTGACAGACCGCAATGATTATATCATTTGCGATGACCGCGACCACGCATCTATCGTAGATGGCCGTCGCCTCTCCTTCTCCCAACAATTAAAATATAAGCATAACGATATGGCGGATCTGGAAAAGCAACTTCAAAAGTGCAATCCGGATTCTGTAAAACTAATCATAGTGGACGGTGTGTTCTCTATGGAAGGTGACTTGGCAAACTTGCCTGAAATCGTACGCTTGAAACACAAATATAATGCTACCATCATGGTAGACGAAGCTCACGGCTTGGGTGTATTCGGTAAACAAGGACGTGGCGTCTGCGACCATTTCGGTCTGACTCACGAAGTTGATTTGATCATGGGTACTTTCAGCAAGTCACTGGCTTCTATCGGTGGATTTATCGCTGCTGATTCTTCTATCATCAACTGGCTACGTCACAACGCACGTACTTATATTTTCAGTGCATCCAACACTCCGGCTGCTACTGCATCTGCTCTCGAAGCTCTCCACATCATCCAAAATGAGCCGGAAAGACTTGAAGCATTGTGGGAAGCTACCAACTATGCATTGAAACGTTTCCGTGAAGCTGGCTTTGAAATTGGTGCAACAGAATCACCTATCATTCCTCTTTACGTACGTGACACAGAAAAAACATTTATGGTTACCAAATTAGCTTTTGACGAGGGGGTATTCATTAATCCGGTTATTCCTCCTGCATGTGCACCGCAAGACACTTTGGTACGTGTGGCATTAATGGCTACTCATACAAAAGATCAAATAGACCGTGCTGTAGAAAAGCTAGTTAAGGCATTTAAAACACTGGATCTTTTATAATCTACGAGAAATAAATCACTCATATCAAGTGAATAAAATAAAGTCTGGCACATTGATTTGTGTCAGACTTTTATTTTATCCCCCCCAGACCGTCCGAGAACTCTGATTTTCGCTGTAGGATGGCATTCTTGCAGCGGATTTGAGGTCGTAGAGACTATCTGGTGGAATTTGTTTTTCAATTGAAAGAATAAATTCTCTCATGATAATCGGTTTTAGAAGCTTAAAATGCACTTTAAAATGTGGTTATTACCTATATTCGTAAGGATGTGCACCTCGGCAAGTCTTTTATCGGAGTGCGGCAAGCAGTGCGGGTACACCTTTGAGACTTATAGCACGACGTAGGTTATAGGATAGACAGAGCAATCCCATCTCTGCACCTACTTTTGCAAAACCTTTTAGTAAAAAATAGTAGTATCCGAGCGTTCTTTTAATTGTCCCGAACGGATGTTCCGACAAACATTTGCGATTATCCATTTTCTTTTGGTCAAGATGTAGCACATAGCGTACCACCTTTTTCATAACGGTTATTCTTGTTGGTTTCAGATTCGCATTGC
The Bacteroides caecimuris DNA segment above includes these coding regions:
- a CDS encoding diacylglycerol/lipid kinase family protein, with the protein product MNERMKKIKFVVNPISGTQSKELILNLLDGKIDKARYSWEVVYTERAGHAVEIAAKAAEEKTDIVVAIGGDGTINEIARSLVHTDTALGIIPCGSGNGLARHLHIPMEPKRALEVLNEGCMDVIDYGKINGTDFFCTCGVGFDAFVSLKFALAGKRGLLTYLEKTLQESLKYEPETYELETENGVSKYKAFLIACGNASQYGNNAYIAPQATLTDGLLDVTILEPFTVLDVPSLAFQLFNKTIDQNSRIKTFRCKQLCIRRTTPGVVHFDGDPMETDANINIQLIQGGLRVVVPRAPEKDAANVLQRAQEYMNGIKLMNEAIVDNITDKNKKILKKLTKKV
- the spt gene encoding serine palmitoyltransferase, translating into MGLLQDKLAKYDLPQKFMAQGVYPYFREIEGKQGTEVEMGGHEVLMFGSNAYTGLTGDERVIEAGINAMHKYGSGCAGSRFLNGTLDLHVQLEKELAAFVGKDEALCFSTGFTVNSGVIPALTDRNDYIICDDRDHASIVDGRRLSFSQQLKYKHNDMADLEKQLQKCNPDSVKLIIVDGVFSMEGDLANLPEIVRLKHKYNATIMVDEAHGLGVFGKQGRGVCDHFGLTHEVDLIMGTFSKSLASIGGFIAADSSIINWLRHNARTYIFSASNTPAATASALEALHIIQNEPERLEALWEATNYALKRFREAGFEIGATESPIIPLYVRDTEKTFMVTKLAFDEGVFINPVIPPACAPQDTLVRVALMATHTKDQIDRAVEKLVKAFKTLDLL